The genomic region AGCTTGAAAGCCTAGCTGCTGAGTAGGGTTCTAATAGCCCCCGTCAGGCGGTCCAACTCCTCGGCGGAGACCACGAACGGCGGGGTCAGGTAGACCACCCTTCCCATGGGCCGAACCCAGACGCCGAGCTCGGCGAAGCGGCGGGAAAGCTCGCCGGCGGGCACCGGCGCCTGCATTTCGACCA from Phenylobacterium soli harbors:
- a CDS encoding aminotransferase class III-fold pyridoxal phosphate-dependent enzyme, which produces FEDGSWRGRVAAIAEGLRAGLEPCRGLPGVVDVRVLGAIGVVEMQAPVPAGELSRRFAELGVWVRPMGRVVYLTPPFVVSAEELDRLTGAIRTLLSS